Proteins from one Panicum virgatum strain AP13 chromosome 7K, P.virgatum_v5, whole genome shotgun sequence genomic window:
- the LOC120639850 gene encoding cytochrome P450 89A2-like, with product MDAPQLLLGALLFLVPTALLLLGLHLARGRRPRLPPGPPSLPLLGSVVWLTNSPAEIEPLLRHLFARHGPVVALRVGARLSVFVADRRLAHAALVERGAALADRPALASTRLLGENDNTITRASYGPVWRLLRRNLVAETLHPSRVRLFAPSRAWVRRVLADKLGEAGRAGALPPRVVETFQYAMFCLLVLMCFGERLDEPAVRAIAAAQRETLIYITRSMTVFDFFPSVTKHLFRARLDKARALRRRIKELFLPLINARREYRGRGGEPRKETMFEHSYVDTLLDIKLHEDGDRPLTDDEIILLCSEFLNAGTDTTSTGLQWIMAELVKNPAIQDKLYHEIKAATDDDKEEVSEEDVHNMPYLKAVILEGLRKHPPGHMVLPHKAAEDMEIGGYLIPKGTTVNFMVAEMGRDEREWKNPMEFSPERFLPGGDGEGVDVTGTKGIRMMPFGVGRRICAGLGIAMLQLEYFVANMVREFEWQEVPGEEVDFAEKNEFTTVMKKPLCPRLVPRRTRSTSAH from the coding sequence ATGGACGCGCCCCAACTCCTCCTCGGGGcgctcctcttcctcgtccccaccgcgctcctcctcctcggcctccaccTCGCGCGGGGCAGGcgcccgcgcctcccgccgggcCCGCCGTCCCTGCCCCTCCTCGGCAGCGTGGTGTGGCTCACCAACTCGCCCGCCGAGATCGAGCCCCTGCTGCGGCACCTCTTCGCGCGCCACGGCCCCGTCGTGGCGCTCCGCGTCGGGGCGCGCCTCTCCGTCTtcgtcgccgaccgccgcctCGCGCACGCGGCGCTCGTTGAGCGCGGCGCCGCGCTGGCGGACCGCCCGGCGCTCGCGTCGACCAGGCTCCTCGGCGAGAACGACAACACTATCACCCGCGCCAGCTACGGGCCCGTGtggcgcctcctccgccgcaacCTCGTCGCCGAGACGCTGCACCCGTCGCGGGTGAGGCTTTTCGCGCCGTCCCGCGCCTGGGTGCGCCGCGTGCTCGCCGACAAGCTCGGGGAGGCCGGGCGCGCCGGCGCGCTGCCGCCCCGCGTCGTGGAGACGTTCCAGTACGCCATGTTCTGCCTCCTCGTGCTCATGTGCTTCGGCGAGCGCCTCGACGAGCCCGCGGTgcgcgccatcgccgccgcgcagcgGGAGACGCTCATCTACATCACCCGGAGCATGACCGTCTTCGATTTCTTCCCATCGGTCACCAAGCACCTCTTCCGCGCGCGGCTGGACAAGGCgcgggcgctgcggcggcgcatCAAGGAGCTCTTCCTGCCGCTCATCAACGCGCGGCGCGAGTACagggggcggggcggcgagccgAGGAAGGAGACCATGTTCGAGCACTCGTACGTGGACACCCTGCTCGACATCAAGCTCCACGAGGACGGCGATCGCCCGCTTACCGACGATGAGAtcatcctcctctgctccgAGTTCCTCAACGCCGGGACGGACACCACCTCCACTGGGCTGCAGTGGATCATGGCCGAGCTTGTGAAGAACCCAGCCATCCAGGACAAGCTCTACCACGAGATCAAAGCCGCCACCGACGACGACAAGGAAGaggtctccgaggaggacgtcCACAACATGCCGTACCTCaaggcggtgatcctggagggCCTCCGGAAGCACCCGCCGGGCCACATGGTGCTGCCGCACAAGGCGGCGGAGGACATGGAGATCGGCGGGTACCTCATCCCCAAGGGCACTACGGTGaacttcatggtggccgagatGGGCCGGGACGAGCGGGAGTGGAAGAACCCGATGGAGTTCTCGCCTGAGCGGTTCCTcccgggcggcgacggcgagggcgtcgACGTGACGGGCACCAAGGGGATCAGGATGATGCCATTCGGCGTGGGCCGGAGGATCTGCGCGGGGCTCGGCATCGCGATGCTGCAACTGGAGTACTTCGTTGCCAACATGGTCAGGGAATTCGAGTGGCAGGAGGTGCCCGGCGAGGAGGTGGACTTCGCCGAGAAGAACGAGTTCACCACCGTCATGAAGAAGCCGCTTTGCCCGCGCCTTGTGCCCAGGAGGACTCGGAGTACGAGTGCTCACTAG